In the genome of Nonlabens sp. MB-3u-79, one region contains:
- a CDS encoding SCO family protein — protein MLQFFIKNKWRVLFMFVLCSAIMAAFQYALTPEKTLPILQPDKFDPSLVDDSMLFVKKYHKIAPFELVNQNGDSITQDDYTGKIYVADFFFTTCPTICPVMTKNMMLVQEAFINDPEVLILSHSVTPEIDSVAVLKKYAVKKGVMDAKWNLVTGDRKQIYDLARKSYLAAKDNKYGGEYALIHTENFLLVDKEGRLRGRSYDGTDPEDVQKLIEDIYILKESYKRQDQ, from the coding sequence ATGCTTCAATTTTTCATTAAAAATAAGTGGCGCGTTCTTTTTATGTTTGTCTTGTGCAGTGCGATAATGGCTGCTTTTCAATATGCACTTACACCAGAAAAAACGCTTCCAATTCTTCAGCCAGATAAGTTTGACCCTTCCCTGGTAGACGACTCTATGCTTTTTGTAAAAAAATACCATAAAATAGCTCCTTTTGAATTGGTAAATCAAAACGGAGACAGCATTACTCAAGACGATTATACGGGTAAGATTTATGTAGCAGACTTTTTCTTTACCACATGTCCTACCATATGCCCTGTCATGACTAAAAACATGATGCTGGTTCAGGAAGCCTTTATAAATGACCCTGAAGTACTGATTTTATCTCATAGTGTAACTCCAGAAATAGATTCTGTAGCAGTGCTTAAAAAGTATGCAGTTAAAAAAGGGGTGATGGATGCTAAGTGGAATTTAGTGACAGGTGATCGCAAGCAAATCTATGACCTAGCTCGTAAATCTTATCTCGCTGCAAAAGACAACAAATACGGAGGAGAATACGCATTGATCCACACAGAGAATTTCTTGCTGGTCGATAAAGAAGGAAGGCTTAGAGGCCGCTCTTATGACGGTACAGATCCAGAAGATGTGCAGAAATTAATAGAAGATATTTACATCTTAAAAGAGAGTTACAAAAGGCAAGATCAGTGA
- a CDS encoding outer membrane beta-barrel family protein — protein MKYLPFFIFLLVLSTTAQNDLTGNVWTKEKVAIPYATVVTFKMPDSTFYKATATDEKGEFEFKDFQQGAYTFQISSVGYVTLSRKQNITGSGKIGDFYLAEDPEQLEAVVVTASKPTIDKKTDRLVFNVENTILSIGNTENLLKKTPGVFEMEGTYMVQNSPAVIYINNKRVYLTNDELSSLLRSYSADNIKSVEVITNPPASYDAEGVAVININTSKGISLGYKGNVNGSWTQGTFTKYQIGTSHFYKNNWLNVYANYNFSPRKDFKFDDSQIGFFNPDGSRSERWFTELEKVDRSAAHNFNTIVDISVDKKNALSFSGNFSTNQNNDVNYQNQTLILPHAGTSFSGFNTDSQFEKNRTNGFVNAQWQHSLNENGASLTLEGNYIFTNSDQLQDLSTRFFDNNQATTGTNSFLTDALQEIDIYTAKLDYNTSLGNYAFSTGLKFSNVASSSSQNFFDTDSGSILNPALSDLFLYDENIYAAYAQLDRSWEKWSFAAGLRAEQTDVDGVSQSQGQVNTQEYLELFPNLALTNQFNENNSYTLSYKRSIDRPRYADLNPFSTFINDFNTNTGNPNLQPAFNNKFTLSWNHKNAWFINTYFLYAENLLSDVPFQNNATNELNSQSINLNYELQYSIDAATYQYVNSNWYTGISTSLFYMENETRAVQSGGVDVVNSTTGFYLNSFNRFNLADNRTLSMDVDVTYLSSILFGSYEWGDSLGVNMSFNKSLWNRRAQLSLAFTDIFRTQNQRMTTRYLNQDNYYLSLPETRTVSVGFTYNFGNFRLANKELSTPEEQNRTTKKELGL, from the coding sequence ATGAAATATTTACCCTTTTTTATTTTTCTCCTAGTCCTTAGTACGACTGCACAAAATGATCTTACAGGAAACGTATGGACTAAAGAGAAAGTAGCTATACCCTACGCCACCGTTGTGACTTTTAAAATGCCAGACAGTACCTTTTACAAAGCAACAGCAACAGATGAAAAAGGAGAGTTTGAATTCAAAGATTTTCAACAAGGAGCATATACTTTTCAGATTTCTTCTGTTGGATATGTTACGCTTTCGCGAAAGCAAAACATTACTGGCTCAGGGAAAATAGGAGATTTCTATCTTGCTGAAGACCCCGAACAACTTGAGGCGGTTGTGGTAACCGCAAGCAAACCTACCATAGATAAAAAGACTGATAGATTAGTTTTTAATGTAGAAAATACCATCTTAAGCATTGGTAACACTGAAAACCTGTTAAAAAAGACTCCAGGGGTCTTTGAAATGGAAGGAACCTACATGGTTCAAAATTCGCCCGCAGTAATTTATATCAATAACAAGCGTGTGTACCTGACCAATGATGAACTGAGCAGCTTACTACGCAGTTATAGCGCTGACAATATCAAGAGTGTAGAAGTAATTACAAATCCGCCGGCGAGTTATGATGCAGAAGGTGTTGCTGTGATCAACATCAATACTTCTAAAGGCATTTCATTAGGTTATAAAGGAAATGTAAACGGTTCGTGGACTCAAGGAACCTTTACTAAATACCAGATAGGAACCTCACATTTTTACAAGAATAACTGGCTTAATGTGTATGCCAATTACAACTTTAGCCCTAGAAAAGACTTCAAGTTTGACGACTCACAAATAGGCTTTTTTAATCCAGATGGCAGTAGGTCAGAGAGGTGGTTCACTGAACTAGAAAAAGTAGATCGCAGTGCCGCTCATAACTTCAATACCATTGTTGATATTAGCGTAGATAAGAAAAATGCTTTAAGCTTTTCTGGTAATTTTAGCACCAACCAAAATAACGATGTCAATTATCAAAACCAAACGCTCATTTTACCTCATGCAGGGACCAGCTTTTCTGGATTTAACACCGACTCTCAATTTGAGAAAAATAGAACTAATGGTTTTGTAAACGCACAGTGGCAACATAGTCTTAATGAGAACGGTGCTTCTCTAACTTTAGAGGGAAATTATATTTTTACCAATAGTGATCAACTGCAAGATTTAAGCACCCGCTTTTTTGACAACAATCAGGCTACAACAGGAACAAACAGTTTTTTAACTGATGCCCTTCAAGAAATCGATATTTATACGGCAAAATTAGATTACAATACCTCCTTAGGAAATTATGCCTTTAGTACTGGTTTAAAATTCTCCAACGTTGCTTCAAGCAGTTCCCAAAATTTCTTTGATACCGATAGTGGCTCTATTCTTAACCCCGCATTATCTGATTTATTCCTTTATGACGAAAATATTTATGCTGCCTATGCGCAACTAGATCGCAGTTGGGAAAAATGGTCCTTTGCTGCTGGGTTGCGAGCAGAGCAAACTGATGTAGACGGAGTCTCACAGTCTCAAGGCCAAGTGAATACTCAAGAATACCTAGAATTATTCCCTAATCTAGCACTGACCAACCAATTTAATGAGAACAATTCCTACACCTTAAGCTATAAAAGATCCATTGACAGACCTAGATACGCAGATTTAAATCCGTTCAGTACTTTTATAAATGACTTTAATACAAATACTGGAAATCCTAATCTACAACCAGCATTCAATAACAAATTCACCTTGAGCTGGAATCATAAGAATGCCTGGTTTATCAATACTTATTTTCTGTATGCCGAAAACTTGTTGAGCGATGTCCCTTTTCAAAACAATGCAACTAATGAATTGAACTCACAGAGCATCAATTTAAACTATGAATTACAGTATAGCATAGACGCTGCCACATATCAATATGTAAATAGCAACTGGTATACTGGGATCAGTACGAGTTTATTCTACATGGAAAATGAAACCAGGGCAGTTCAATCTGGAGGTGTAGATGTAGTCAATTCTACTACTGGATTCTATCTCAACTCCTTTAACCGATTCAACCTTGCAGATAACAGAACTTTATCTATGGATGTAGACGTCACCTATTTATCTAGTATACTCTTTGGATCTTATGAATGGGGAGATTCTTTAGGCGTTAACATGAGTTTTAATAAGAGTCTTTGGAATAGAAGAGCACAACTATCTCTGGCCTTTACTGATATTTTTAGAACCCAAAACCAAAGAATGACTACCCGTTATTTAAATCAAGATAATTATTACCTGAGCTTGCCAGAAACGAGAACAGTAAGTGTGGGCTTTACTTATAACTTTGGTAATTTCAGACTGGCAAATAAAGAGCTGTCTACTCCTGAAGAACAAAATCGCACCACTAAAAAAGAACTCGGACTTTAA
- the lepA gene encoding translation elongation factor 4, producing MKNIRNFCIIAHIDHGKSTLADRLLEATQTVTKRESQAQLLDSMDLERERGITIKSHAIQMDYTAPDGEQYILNLIDTPGHVDFSYEVSRSIAACEGALLIVDAAQSIQAQTISNLYLALENNLEIIPVLNKIDLPSANPEEVTDDIVDLLGCDPSDVIPASAKTGQGIQEILDAIIARVPAPKGNPDEPLQALVFDSQYNQFRGVETIFRVINGSIKKGQHIKFVATGESYHADEVGTLKLNQVAKKEIKTGDVGYLITGIKDAKEVKVGDTITDHATPTTNPISGFEDVKPMVFAGIYPVDTEDYEDLRSSMEKLQLNDASLVFQAESSAALGFGFRCGFLGMLHLEIIQERLEREFDMTVITTVPNVSYHAYTHKNPDEILIVNNPTDLPEPSSLNRVEEPYIKATIITKSDFVGNVMSLCIEKRGIVTNQTYLTTERVELTFDMPLAEIVFDFYDRLKTVSKGYASFDYMPIGMRESKLVRVDILLNAQTVDALSALIHADNAYNIGKKMVEKLRELIPRQQFDIPVQAAIGAKIISRETIKALRKDVTAKCYGGDISRKRKLLEKQKKGKKRMRQVGNVEIPQEAFMAVLKLND from the coding sequence ATGAAGAATATACGTAATTTTTGTATCATCGCACATATTGATCACGGGAAGAGTACGCTGGCAGACAGGCTGTTAGAGGCTACTCAAACGGTTACAAAACGGGAGTCTCAAGCTCAGCTGCTGGACAGCATGGACTTAGAAAGGGAGCGCGGAATAACGATTAAATCACATGCGATTCAAATGGATTATACGGCTCCAGATGGGGAGCAATATATTTTAAATTTGATTGATACCCCTGGACACGTTGACTTTTCTTATGAGGTATCGCGTTCCATAGCCGCCTGTGAAGGCGCCTTACTTATCGTTGATGCTGCACAAAGTATACAAGCACAAACTATTTCTAATCTTTACCTAGCTTTAGAAAATAACCTGGAAATTATCCCTGTGCTTAATAAAATAGACCTTCCTAGTGCCAACCCAGAAGAAGTAACAGATGATATCGTAGATTTATTAGGGTGTGACCCTAGTGATGTTATTCCTGCAAGTGCCAAAACCGGACAAGGAATTCAAGAAATTTTAGATGCGATTATAGCAAGAGTTCCTGCTCCTAAAGGGAATCCAGACGAGCCGTTACAAGCGCTTGTTTTTGACTCCCAGTACAACCAGTTCCGTGGAGTAGAGACTATTTTTAGAGTGATAAATGGCTCTATAAAAAAAGGGCAACACATTAAGTTTGTAGCCACAGGAGAAAGCTATCATGCTGACGAGGTGGGTACTTTAAAACTCAATCAAGTTGCTAAAAAAGAAATAAAAACCGGCGATGTAGGCTACCTCATTACCGGTATCAAAGATGCCAAAGAAGTAAAGGTAGGGGACACGATCACTGACCACGCCACGCCAACTACAAATCCTATAAGTGGATTTGAAGATGTAAAGCCTATGGTATTTGCGGGTATTTATCCGGTAGATACAGAGGATTACGAAGATTTGCGATCCAGTATGGAAAAACTCCAGCTCAATGATGCTTCTCTAGTCTTCCAGGCAGAGAGTAGTGCGGCGCTAGGTTTTGGATTCCGTTGTGGATTTTTAGGTATGTTACACTTAGAAATTATCCAAGAACGACTGGAACGCGAGTTTGACATGACTGTGATTACTACAGTTCCTAACGTGTCTTATCATGCCTATACTCATAAGAATCCAGATGAGATCCTTATCGTAAACAACCCAACCGACCTTCCAGAGCCTTCTAGTTTGAATAGAGTAGAAGAACCTTATATCAAGGCGACTATCATTACTAAATCTGATTTTGTAGGGAATGTGATGTCATTATGTATCGAGAAACGCGGTATTGTGACCAATCAAACTTACCTCACCACAGAGCGTGTGGAATTGACTTTTGATATGCCACTTGCCGAAATCGTTTTTGACTTTTACGACAGGTTGAAGACGGTGTCTAAAGGCTACGCCTCCTTTGATTACATGCCTATCGGGATGCGGGAGTCAAAGTTAGTACGAGTAGATATATTATTAAACGCACAAACGGTGGACGCTTTGAGCGCATTGATCCATGCTGATAATGCTTATAATATCGGTAAAAAAATGGTAGAAAAACTGCGAGAATTGATCCCAAGACAGCAATTTGATATACCCGTACAAGCGGCTATAGGAGCAAAAATCATATCTCGTGAAACCATCAAAGCTTTGCGTAAAGATGTAACAGCAAAATGTTATGGTGGCGATATCTCTCGTAAACGTAAACTTCTTGAAAAGCAAAAGAAAGGAAAGAAACGCATGCGCCAAGTGGGTAATGTTGAAATTCCACAAGAGGCATTTATGGCGGTTTTAAAATTGAATGATTAA
- a CDS encoding DUF3078 domain-containing protein has product MKQILFSLVLAFSVSMSFAQTEQELKAMKKVKKDSIAQIQERVDAIQSKIDAIPGWRYGAFGTVGVNLSEFSNWYSQGTANVSSGTIGLTINSFANLKQPKYFWRNSLNVNLGWVKFDDKDDPTDDASFQEATDVFNISSLYGFKLTEKIAISTLGEYRTTILNNLNDPGYLDLGVGGTWTPVTNLVVVVHPLNYNFVFVTNNPVFESSFGAKVVADYTRSIGEVSFKSNLSVFYSYENRDLSNYTWINSFGYTLWKNIGVGFEFGIRGNKQEALNFENNNLAVGATPFTFDSVNNKLQSYYLIGLNYKI; this is encoded by the coding sequence ATGAAACAAATACTGTTCAGCCTTGTACTGGCATTTTCAGTAAGCATGTCTTTTGCTCAAACAGAGCAAGAATTGAAAGCCATGAAAAAAGTAAAGAAAGATTCTATAGCTCAGATCCAAGAACGTGTAGATGCTATCCAATCAAAGATAGACGCTATTCCAGGCTGGAGGTATGGCGCTTTTGGAACGGTTGGGGTGAACCTCTCCGAATTCAGCAATTGGTATTCTCAAGGGACTGCTAATGTGTCTTCTGGAACTATAGGGCTGACGATCAATTCTTTTGCAAATCTCAAACAACCTAAATATTTCTGGAGAAACTCCTTGAATGTTAATTTAGGATGGGTAAAATTTGATGATAAAGACGACCCAACAGATGATGCTAGTTTTCAAGAAGCGACTGACGTTTTTAATATTTCCTCTCTCTACGGTTTTAAATTAACTGAAAAAATAGCAATTTCTACATTGGGAGAATACCGTACTACTATTCTTAACAATCTTAATGATCCCGGGTATTTGGATCTTGGAGTTGGTGGTACTTGGACACCTGTTACTAATCTTGTCGTAGTGGTGCACCCTTTGAACTACAACTTTGTATTTGTAACAAACAACCCTGTTTTTGAATCTTCTTTTGGAGCAAAAGTAGTGGCCGATTATACTCGTAGCATAGGTGAGGTGAGTTTTAAATCTAACTTGTCTGTGTTTTATAGTTATGAAAACAGGGATCTTTCTAATTATACGTGGATCAATTCTTTTGGTTACACCCTATGGAAAAATATAGGTGTAGGATTTGAGTTTGGTATAAGAGGTAATAAGCAAGAAGCATTGAACTTTGAAAACAACAACCTAGCTGTTGGGGCGACTCCATTTACATTTGATTCGGTAAATAATAAGCTGCAATCTTATTATTTAATAGGATTGAATTACAAGATTTAA
- a CDS encoding M1 family aminopeptidase produces the protein MKNFKILILVCFILAFAKAASQQTTTTYPQPGVDACLLKSSLINPSSRSIHQATANYDLKYVRLELDTDPDVAIISGTVTSHFEAVGAINQITFDLANNMNVSQVTQRGVPLTYINNGNDELVIDLPATQNNAVLDSLSVTYSGNPIASGFGSFAQTTHNNAGIIWTLSEPYGAKAWWPCKQDLNDKIDQTEVIIHTPAGNTGVSNGLLLSETTTPTGKRFRWQHNYPIPAYLIAIAVTNYARYTDLVGSGATALPIDNYVYPEDLATAQASTAVTVPIMNFFETTFGAYPYRSEKYGHAQFGWGGGMEHTTISFMGGFSRGLIAHELAHQWFGNKVTCGSWQDIWLNESFATYATGMTVEHLDGSSSFKSWRMNANNRATTSTNGSVYVPAQDTLSVGRVFNSNLSYYKGSMVLHMLREKIGNTDFQQTLQNYLNDPQLSFNYAKTPDFKAIAAATSGQNLTEFFADWIYGEGYPQHTINWSATPTGITMNYQQLPSHSSVSLFEVALPVKITGVTGQEQWEVLNINNLNENFSISVPFNVATVEIDPDVATISKNNTATLGIGDAFAKAEFQLFPNPTSNTFQIITDTSVLTDLKIYDLHGRLILDYKDQLEARPAMVFTAPQISGIYFIKLTSEKGAVTKKLMVR, from the coding sequence ATGAAGAATTTTAAAATACTAATTTTAGTTTGTTTTATTCTCGCTTTCGCGAAAGCAGCATCACAACAAACAACTACCACTTATCCACAGCCAGGTGTGGATGCTTGTCTCTTAAAATCTTCTTTGATCAACCCGTCCTCACGCAGTATACATCAAGCTACTGCAAATTACGATCTTAAATACGTACGTCTAGAACTCGATACAGACCCAGATGTTGCGATTATTTCTGGAACGGTAACCTCCCATTTTGAAGCGGTGGGTGCCATCAATCAAATAACATTTGACTTGGCTAATAATATGAATGTAAGCCAAGTAACACAAAGAGGTGTCCCACTTACCTATATCAATAATGGAAATGACGAATTGGTTATCGACCTGCCGGCAACGCAAAATAATGCTGTTTTAGATAGTCTAAGTGTGACCTATAGCGGTAACCCTATAGCAAGCGGATTTGGAAGTTTTGCGCAAACCACGCATAATAATGCTGGAATTATATGGACTCTTTCTGAGCCTTATGGCGCCAAAGCCTGGTGGCCCTGCAAACAAGACCTCAACGATAAAATTGATCAAACAGAAGTCATTATACATACCCCCGCAGGAAACACAGGCGTTTCTAATGGCTTGCTCCTTTCTGAAACAACAACACCCACTGGAAAAAGATTCAGATGGCAACACAACTACCCTATTCCAGCTTATCTGATTGCCATTGCGGTAACCAATTATGCCAGATATACCGATCTGGTAGGTAGCGGCGCAACCGCTTTACCAATAGATAATTATGTGTATCCCGAAGATCTCGCAACTGCACAAGCAAGTACTGCGGTGACCGTTCCTATTATGAACTTCTTTGAAACCACCTTTGGAGCCTATCCTTATAGAAGTGAAAAATACGGTCATGCACAATTCGGTTGGGGTGGCGGCATGGAGCACACCACTATTAGTTTTATGGGCGGATTTAGTCGGGGTTTGATCGCGCACGAGCTGGCTCATCAGTGGTTTGGGAATAAGGTAACTTGTGGCAGCTGGCAAGACATATGGCTCAACGAGAGTTTTGCTACTTATGCTACAGGAATGACGGTAGAGCATCTGGACGGAAGCAGCAGTTTTAAGTCTTGGCGTATGAATGCAAATAATAGAGCCACCACTTCTACTAACGGCAGTGTTTATGTTCCCGCACAAGACACCTTAAGTGTAGGACGTGTGTTTAATAGCAATCTATCTTATTATAAAGGCAGCATGGTATTGCATATGTTGCGTGAAAAAATAGGGAACACCGATTTCCAACAAACCCTTCAAAACTACTTGAACGACCCACAACTTTCTTTTAATTATGCCAAAACACCTGATTTTAAAGCTATAGCAGCAGCTACTAGTGGGCAAAATCTGACCGAATTTTTTGCCGACTGGATTTACGGAGAAGGCTATCCGCAGCATACGATCAACTGGTCAGCAACACCTACTGGAATCACAATGAACTACCAGCAGCTGCCCAGCCATAGCTCTGTGAGTTTATTTGAAGTAGCGCTTCCTGTTAAAATTACTGGAGTCACTGGTCAAGAACAATGGGAGGTATTGAACATCAATAATTTGAATGAAAATTTTAGCATCAGCGTTCCTTTTAACGTTGCTACGGTAGAAATAGATCCAGATGTTGCCACTATAAGCAAGAATAATACGGCTACACTTGGTATAGGTGACGCTTTCGCGAAAGCGGAATTTCAACTATTTCCCAACCCTACTTCCAATACTTTTCAAATTATTACAGACACTAGTGTTTTGACAGATCTTAAAATATATGACCTTCATGGAAGATTGATCCTGGACTATAAAGACCAACTGGAGGCTCGTCCTGCGATGGTTTTTACTGCGCCACAAATCAGTGGTATCTACTTTATTAAACTTACCTCAGAAAAAGGTGCGGTCACCAAGAAGCTAATGGTACGCTAA
- the rseP gene encoding RIP metalloprotease RseP yields the protein MSLSLLIVLHELGHFIPARLFKIRVEKFYLFFDIKYSLFKKKIGDTVYGIGWLPLGGYVKISGMIDESMDKEQMAQEPKEWEFRSKPAWQRLIIMLGGVFVNVVVGFFIYIMLFYANGSNTATGADYKYGFGIPPVLEEIGFEQGDQVLLVNGDTLNIAQNLIHRMVFRDVETVTVLRNGDPVNINIPEDIGNIVFQADIMGPLEPRFPFEVGEITKGTKADSIGLQSGMTIIEMAGYPIAYNSDYTYAINHKITDSLPFEIKYQDKNGVVESKTIDFKNNKERILGFRIKPTADFLTTTDIDYNFAESVSVGVSHGYWTMHDYVVQFKYVFTKKGASQLGGFGTIAKLYPDTWDWTKFWERTAWISFVLAIMNILPIPALDGGHVTFLLYEMITGRKPGDKFLEKAQIIGIVILLALMLYANGNDLFKALFG from the coding sequence ATGAGTCTTTCCCTGCTTATTGTTTTACATGAGTTGGGGCATTTTATTCCTGCTCGACTTTTTAAAATACGAGTAGAAAAATTCTATTTATTCTTTGACATCAAATATTCTCTATTTAAAAAGAAAATAGGTGATACCGTATACGGTATAGGCTGGTTGCCTCTAGGTGGTTATGTAAAGATCTCTGGAATGATCGATGAGAGCATGGACAAAGAGCAAATGGCTCAAGAACCTAAAGAATGGGAATTTAGATCCAAGCCGGCATGGCAGCGACTCATCATCATGTTAGGTGGTGTTTTTGTTAATGTGGTAGTGGGATTCTTTATTTACATCATGTTGTTTTATGCAAATGGTTCTAATACAGCCACTGGAGCAGATTATAAATACGGTTTTGGAATACCTCCAGTTCTTGAAGAAATAGGTTTTGAACAGGGGGATCAGGTTTTATTAGTTAATGGTGACACCCTAAACATTGCTCAGAACCTCATCCATAGAATGGTTTTTAGAGATGTAGAAACCGTTACGGTGTTGAGAAATGGGGACCCAGTAAACATCAATATCCCAGAAGATATAGGAAATATTGTTTTTCAGGCAGATATTATGGGGCCGTTAGAACCTAGATTCCCTTTTGAAGTGGGCGAGATAACAAAAGGAACTAAAGCCGATTCTATAGGCTTACAATCAGGGATGACCATTATTGAAATGGCAGGCTACCCTATTGCCTACAATTCAGATTACACCTATGCCATCAACCATAAAATAACAGATAGTCTTCCATTCGAGATTAAATATCAAGATAAAAATGGAGTGGTAGAGAGTAAAACGATTGATTTTAAAAATAATAAAGAAAGGATCCTAGGGTTTAGAATAAAACCCACAGCTGACTTTCTAACCACCACTGATATAGACTATAATTTTGCTGAGAGTGTTAGCGTTGGTGTTTCTCATGGGTACTGGACCATGCACGATTATGTGGTACAGTTCAAGTATGTGTTTACTAAAAAAGGCGCCAGTCAGTTAGGTGGTTTTGGAACCATTGCAAAGCTGTATCCTGATACCTGGGACTGGACTAAATTTTGGGAGCGTACTGCTTGGATTTCCTTTGTTTTAGCTATCATGAATATATTACCTATTCCTGCACTAGACGGTGGTCATGTGACTTTTTTACTTTATGAAATGATTACTGGCCGCAAGCCAGGAGATAAATTTTTAGAGAAAGCACAGATCATAGGGATCGTTATTTTATTAGCCTTGATGCTGTATGCCAATGGAAATGACTTGTTTAAGGCGTTGTTCGGTTAA